A stretch of DNA from Longimicrobium sp.:
CCGCGGGATGGTCATCGAGGGCGTGCGGCTGCTTCGCAAGGACGGGGGCCGCAGCGGTACCTGGACCGCGCCGGACGGGGGCTGACCCGGCATACCGCTTGCTCTGTTGGGGGCTCGACCTGTGAAGAACGGAGGCTCCACCCATGCATTCAATCATCCTCAAGCTGCAGGCCGAAGTCGAGGCCCGCAAAGCGCCGCGGCTTGAACTGAACGCCGCGGCGCGCACCGCCCTCACCGGGGTGGCGCTGTTCCTGTGCGCGTTCCTGCTGGGCGTGCGCGCCGCGGACGGCCGCGTTGCGGTGCCCTTCGCCAGCAGCTTCGCGGCTTCCGCACCCGAGGGCGTCATCGAGCTTCAGCAGGTGGAGATCGACCGCCTGAAGCGCATCCATGAAAAGTCTGCGCGGTTCGGCATTCCCGCGGACCTCGCCGAGCGCATCGAGGACATCGCCCTGGCCGAGGGGATCGAGCCCGAGGTGGCGTTCGGCCTGGTGCGCGCCGAGAGCGAGTTCAACCGGCGCGCCGTCAGCCCGGTGGGCGCGGTGGGGCTCACGCAGCTGATGCCG
This window harbors:
- a CDS encoding transglycosylase SLT domain-containing protein, which gives rise to MHSIILKLQAEVEARKAPRLELNAAARTALTGVALFLCAFLLGVRAADGRVAVPFASSFAASAPEGVIELQQVEIDRLKRIHEKSARFGIPADLAERIEDIALAEGIEPEVAFGLVRAESEFNRRAVSPVGAVGLTQLMPSTARYFKAGVNRNDLFDRDTNLRIGFRYLASLVKKYDGNLQLALLAYNRGPERVDGL